In Brachypodium distachyon strain Bd21 chromosome 2, Brachypodium_distachyon_v3.0, whole genome shotgun sequence, one genomic interval encodes:
- the LOC112270747 gene encoding uncharacterized protein LOC112270747, protein MTKKRATCYLLPEEPCPLRTVQNKNSIGKVMFLTAVARPRYDENDLITFDGKLGVWPFVKETRAARSSRNRERGTLETKSIIVNRDVMREYVCGKLVPAIQDLWPEDDVGRTIFIQQDIAQTHVLPTDEAFLHAVAETDLDIQLMQQPPNSPDLNVLDLGFFRSIQSLTDCRTPTNIKQLIEIVQEEYDGYDVNLLARVFVTLQPCMLEIMKDEGGMGYKIPHMNKQRLQRERRLTTALKCDAELYQNTLSLLNQMIIH, encoded by the coding sequence ATGACTAAGAAGAGGGCCACATGCTACCTCCTTCCTGAAGAGCCATGCCCCTTGCGCACTGTTCAGAATAAGAACAGCATCGGCAAAGTGATGTTTCTAACAGCCGTCGCAAGGCCAAGGTATGACGAAAATGATTTGATCACCTTTGATGGCAAACTCGGAGTGTGGCCCTTCGTGAAAGAAACACGAGCAGCAAGAAGCAGTCGAAATAGAGAGAGGGGCACTCTAGAAACCAAGTCAATTATTGTTAACAGGGATGTTATGAGGGAGTATGTATGTGGAAAGCTGGTTCCTGCTATACAAGACCTGTGGCCTGAAGATGATGTTGGCAGAACCATTTTTATCCAGCAGGATATTGCCCAAACCCATGTCTTACCAACTGATGAAGCTTTCCTACATGCTGTTGCAGAAACTGATCTAGATATTCAACTCATGCAACAACCACCAAATTCTCCTGACCTCAATGTTCTAGACCTAGGATTCTTCAGGTCGATTCAATCGTTAACAGATTGTAGAACACCTACAAATATCAAGCAGCTGATTGAAATTGTGCAAGAAGAGTATGATGGCTATGATGTGAACCTGTTAGCCAGAGTTTTTGTAACACTGCAGCCTTGCATGCTAGAGATTATGAAAGATGAGGGAGGCATGGGATACAAAATCCCACATATGAACAAGCAGAGGCTGCAGAGGGAAAGAAGGTTAACTACTGCTCTAAAATGTGACGCTGAACTGTACCAGAATACTTTATCACTATTGAACCAGATGATAATACATTGA